The genomic region tttcgggcaaatatcttttgagcaatgagctttaggcaatgtgcttgaatgcatgtgcattccccattgctatattttcacatactattgcaaagtattatcttactatgggtaggttcccactgtggtttttcccttaaccgggttttccatgtcaaaatcttggtgctgtgtgttgtgctattaatttgatTATCTGTCTATTATTGTAAtttggtagatttgttattgtgcttaaagttttatattctggtgaagactgattcacctcccccccctcttagtcttccttcttggctactgCTAACAGAGCCTTAGGCTTGTGATCTTCATTTTCCTCCTTTTCACAtaattgtttcttctatttttgtttctcaacttactcatcatcaggtttacacactATGAATTGGCTCTTATTGAAATTACCACTTACACATTTCCTGATCTTTCTaaccatattttttttaaaaatttgaacatcaTTAAcctatttgtttttattttcttttactagTGTTTCCATAGTTgttagagacatatgtgtaccattttttaataaAGATTTCAATCTACTtgtccaaattcaaaataaattatatattatttttcttcACTTCATTCTTATCCATTTTCAAAAAACTTTAGTAGCtaagaaactagatttagagtaataCAATTGATGTTgttttggtatcttcaaatttgAGTGCATGAGCCTCAAATTAGTCATCCAAGTTCATGTTTAGTTGATTTCaggaaaaaaaaagtggccacttatatcTCCTTTTTTGTCTAACATCTTCGTGCACTTAATAACACAATCAATATGCACAACAACACCACATTAAGAAAGATTTGTAGATGTAACTTTCTAGGTAGGGGTAAATATTTATCTACATTTgtcacatgatatatatatatatatatatatatatatatatatatatatatatatatatatatatatatatatatatatatatatatatatatatatataaataatgtggaaaaatgaaaaaaatgtattAACAATTAATATGAAAATGAGATCTACAAATTGAACTAATGCATACATAGAGCACAAAGCACCTTCCATGTCATATAAAGAAACTATTTACTCAAGGATTCATTTGTAAGATGAACAAATAATGAAAGAACATTAGGATTTTTCATATATGAATGGATGCATGTTAACGATAAAGGTTGAGCATGATCCATAATACAATATAAAAGAAATGATTAAATTCTCATATAAAACTATTAGCTAGATCAAATCCATAGATATAAAAATAATCTTAAAAATGATAAAATTTCTTAACAGATAGATGGGAAACAACTATAATACAAAACAAAACTTGAATTCATAACCACCGTTCTTTCTAAATTCAATGTAAAGAATTTTTAATACCAATGACTCAGATTGAACTCTCTGATTTATTatcaaaatacaaaagaaataaTTAAGCTCGCATATAAAACTGTTAGCTAAATCAGATTCATAGATATAAAAATAATCCTTAAAATGATAAAATCTCTGCACAGAGAAATGCGAAACAACTATAACAAGGCTGATTAATAAAACTGATTACAAGCagtgattagtgccttactccattgggcacctGAAAGATATAAAACGTAAACTTGAAAATGTGGCAGAATTTGATTTGATAACataagatctaagataatactgctttacaatatatctcatttgtgatcccaacccaaaactacttatctaaaatccttgcaCAAGCCCTATTATTCAGCAActctatttaagcaatttaattgaccccttgggccgaagcataaacaaaaagctacatacatcacaacaatgcactgaatgaaataaacccttgattgatttcattcaaaaattgatagaatcatacaatggagagaaaaAGAGTCAGAATTTTGTTCACACTTTATTGCTCTACATAGTGCCCGTTAACCTTTTCAGAATTAAAAGTCGGGCACCTTTTATCTCAGAACATAACATCGCCATATATCTTGAACATGTGCCAATTGATAGGACTATTAGTAAACCGTTTTTTACCACCTGAGAACCGGTGACACAAGGCTTTGGCAGGTTACATTGCCAACTTGTCATTTTCCATTGAAGACACGTGGCATCATCCCGCGGTGCCGCGGTCTTCATCTTCACTGCACTTTCAATCACGGGGAAGCGCGGACCATCAGATCTATTCTGCTTTTATCAGCCAACCAAAATACTTAGGaatttagacttaggaaaaaatgAAGGCGTGGGCACAAATATTAAAAGAGACCGACTATAGGGAAATCTTTTATGCGACTTAGGAAAATCATCTCTAAAACGAGTCTACCACGACTTAGcgcttaggaaataaaatggccccgcCCATGGTAAACAACGAgatatatcattgttagggttttctttaaaagacaaaaaaaatttgatagatcctaaaccctagacctttgaCAGAGGATGCAAATAAAATCAGAAAGAtcaacatttaaatttaaaattgaaaatcctaggcaatcaattttcagggctatcaAATTCATAACCACCCTTCTTTCTAAATTCAATGTAAAGAATTTTTAATACCAATGACTCATATTGAACTCTATGATTCATTATCAAAATATAAAAGAAATGATTAAATTCTCATATAAAACTGATAGCTAAATCAGATCCATAGATATAAAAATAATCCTTAAAATGATAAAATCTCTGAACAGAGAAATGCGAAACAACTGTAACACAAAAACTGAATTTCAATTCATAACCACTTTTCTTTCTGGATTATTTTTATAGTACAAAAGTCATTGCATTTTGGACGTGTAAATTTAGTAAGCTGTTTGATGGAAAATGGAGAGCGAGCACAATCTTTTTGCCATACTAAATCGAGGTGTAATGTCAGACAGTTCACGCTTATTGACTGGGTAAACTAAGCCTGAACAAAAGTAAACAGCAGAAGCATTTAGACTAAGTAAATAGATAGCAGGAGCATTTTGAACGAGCAAGCTAAAACGCCATTCAAAGCAAAGGTAGGAAAATGTTGGCCCAAACGCCCAGACAAAGATGACCTAATCCTAAAGCAAACGATTCCTTTTCTTCTTTGCGGCGTCTTGTGCGTATACGATAACATTTTTAATACGTGGAAGATTTAACTATAGTTTTCCTCAACCCAAATGGACCGTCGATTGCGAAGATCGGACGGCCCTACGAAAGAGAACACATTCCCAAATACTgttaatcttcaacattaaataGGAAGGTTCAGCTACTATTGAGCACGAATGACAAGACCACAGATGTGAATAAAATATGTGGAGGAATTTCAAGAATACGAGAAAAGTCATGAAATGCACGAGGGATAGGAGTAAGGAATACGACACTTAACTAAGAATTAGCACATAGATTGCGTAGCAAGTTTCATAATTAATTCCCTCTCTATAAAAGATCTGATTCGATAATCACAGCAGAGACCTAACTACAGGTTTTAGTATTATTTTGTGAGGAATGGAGAAGGATGGAGGAGCTACCGGTTGTCGCAGGTTACAGTCGGGCTTGAGTCGAGTGGATTTGCTTCTGGGCTTTGCTGAAAGCCTTCCCACACATGAAGATCTGGCCGATTTGATGGAAAAAGATGTGATGTTCAGAGATGAAGAAACCGAAGCAGCCGGTGTTTATGGTGTTATGGGTTTAACTAGGAATATCAATACATTCCAGCGCAGAGAAAGTAAAAAGAGGGAGAGATCGAAATGGCAATGTTGTAAATCTGCTCCTGTTAGTGTTCCCGAGTGGCCCAAACACAAAGTTTCAGAAGGATTTGATGATGAGGACGATGAAATTGTAGTGAGGCCTCCTCATGAGCTCCTTGCTCATTATAATACCAGTTTTTCTGTTTTAGAAGGGATTGGGAGGACTCTGAAAGGAAGAGATCTCTGCAGAGTACGTAATGCTGTTTTGAAAATGACTGGGTTTTTAGATTAGTGGTATTCATTGATGCACACAATACCTTTGCTTTAAaagcaatttctccaataaaactgGTCTAGATTTTCCCATATGGGAAGTTCATGTTGTCTCATTACATATAAACACTGTGGTAAACCAGCACATTGTTGGAAGCACTGTTGATTCGTTTATGGATTTTTTGATTTATGAATTCAATTTTCCAGTCTCAGTTTGCAGCGTGGATTATAGATTTTAGAACTCGGATCTTTGATCTGTTGTTGTTGATCTATTGTTGAtgttgaatggttcttaatgaatTAGTTGAAATAGAAATGTCTTTGTAGATATTTTTATGGAAACTCAGTTCGTAGTGTCAAATCTTTGATCTACTGATAATACATTTGAATGGTTCTGAACTCGCCAGCATAAAATTGGAATGATTTAAATGAATATACTCTGGTTGTATTATTGAATTTGGCAGAGTTCATTCTTCTTTGGAGAGAACCACAGACAATATAGGAAAAATGTATGCAAGGGAAACGGCTGTGCTTACCTAATATATTGGTTTGTGGTCAAATTATAATTATCTTATTAATCTGTCCAAAAGagttttgaaaaatataaaatgaataaaTAACACCACACTGCATCTAAATTCGTGACATTCTGGATTACGTGCATTTTTCATTCTACTTATTGTTCTACGTGGGGATGGTCTTACTAACGTCCAAAATACCCAACATGTTTGACATTCCCCAAGGAATCTGCTTTAATAATAAGTTATTTTAATATCATAGTCAAGCTCCTATTTATGGTGGTAGTTTGTTGTCACTCTAAAGTAGTTAGGTTTTTAATTctgtaatttttaatattttttcttagcTTTTTCTGTTAgggtatttttaaatattaaatagtttAATATTAAAGGTAAATTTTTgtcataaaaataatataattattaaatatctttagGTATGGATAAGGTgcatatttattatttgattattttaaatatttaaataaagtttatatatttttaaatataaaaatgtttcaattgtgctaACAGAAGGTTATATGATGTTATTCAAAGATCATGTAGTTCCACCATCATTCATTTCTTCCAAACTACtattttgtatgtttttttttgttatatattgTTTGATAGTCAATCTAGATTTAGTTCCATTTTGTTTAAGTTTAATTTACTATTAACAAGAATGATACTCATCAATTATCTACCAAGTCATTCATCTACAACAAGTAATGCATGGCAATGCATGATTAGATGCGTATTGTATGTTATGATCTACTTCTCTTTAGGAGCTATGGACTTTATCAATAATTTGTCTCTATATTGTTTTGAATAAGCTATAGAGATTGTTGTATAATAGTTCTCAATTGAATTAATATACAATTCTCTCTTTTCTATAAATTGATTTATTCCTTGTTTATTTCAATGTGACTGGTTAAGTGTTTTTTATATGTTCCTATTACTTTCTCTAtgatatatttttgttttgtttatctTTTGGTTTAGCGACAAGGTTACTTTCAGTATCTTCTTTTGGTATCAAAGTAGGTTAAACATATCTTGGGTTAATTATGTCAACTTCTAACTTCATGCCAATTCTAGAATTTTATGGATATGATTATGATTGTTTGTGCATCAAGATGATGATTTTTTTGATAGCGAAAGATTTGTACGGGATTGATGAATCAAGTTATGCAAAGCCAATTGATTAGAATATCCTTACACCTAATGATAAAACAAAAAAAGGAGGATAAAAAGAAAAATGATCAAGCTTTGTTTCATATTCAAATAGCTCTAGATAAGAGCCTATTTCTAAGAATTTCAAGTGCAAAGATAGTTGAACGTGCCTAGAAGATAGTACAAGAACCTTATCAAGGCAATGATCAGGTCAACGATGTAAAGCTAGAGATATTGaaaagataattaaaaaaattgaagatgcaagaagctatATGTGTAAGTATAAAACATGTTGTCAATGAAATGACTACTCTTGGAGAAACTATGAACAATGTGGTTGTGACAAAAAAGACATTCAGGTCTTTAACACTAAAGTGGAACCATGTTGCTATAAACATTGAAGAAAGAAAGGATTTGTCTACCCTTCAATTCGACCACTTTTTTGAATATCTAGTGTCTCATTAATTGGCGTAGTCACGGTAGGGAGGGTCCTTAGAGAAAATAGTttggaccatgcaacaagagttacacaacaTAGACAACTCAATGTGATGAAGGAAATGcaaaaaaaaactatattatttCATGAAAACTAGTTACAAACTGTCGGCAACATGCGGGCTCACAATATTCGGCTCACAGGCCTGAGtacaaaacatgtgtgttatgcaacattcgggctcaagcaagaatgcgagccaactccgGACCTCCTAACCTCAAGATTATTCTTCTATGTCCTCCTTCATTATCTctacatgctcaattacattgatttatatgatcaagaatgatccggGTCGACCCAAAATGAAACAATTGCCGATGagcaagatgaaatgtgtaaaacaacgAGGTCAtcctccaccaaagagatcccttcagaaaatccatagaatgaattgtggacccaagggaaggtcgaccacacgccaaggaacGTTGGAAAAAACAAACCGAAGCTCTGCAAGCTATGAAAATGAACTGCAACATCCACCAATAGCCAAATAGGTCCAAGTCATTTTGGTGTTCTGAACCAGAAAATTGTCTCAAATTTCGGaagtgataacttgctggaaaaagatccaaacatctcgCGGACATAAGATAAGGTAGA from Cryptomeria japonica chromosome 3, Sugi_1.0, whole genome shotgun sequence harbors:
- the LOC131076427 gene encoding protein S40-3, producing MEKDGGATGCRRLQSGLSRVDLLLGFAESLPTHEDLADLMEKDVMFRDEETEAAGVYGVMGLTRNINTFQRRESKKRERSKWQCCKSAPVSVPEWPKHKVSEGFDDEDDEIVVRPPHELLAHYNTSFSVLEGIGRTLKGRDLCRVRNAVLKMTGFLD